In Flavobacterium sp. WV_118_3, one DNA window encodes the following:
- a CDS encoding DUF5683 domain-containing protein yields the protein MRRFSSILMLTLLLIGPFVFSQNKKDDALLQVKDTVKAVRINPLAPSKAAFYSAVVPGLGQIYNKKYWKVPLVYIGLGTGLYFYNSNNNKYHDFRNEYKKRLNGTADPNDPYFGGLDNNRLIEAQKFYQRNRDLSILVTVGIYILNIVDANVDAHLMQFNVNDNLSIRPDIYQNNLDYKQNLGLTLNYHF from the coding sequence GTGCGTCGCTTTTCCTCCATACTGATGCTGACCTTACTTTTAATCGGTCCGTTTGTTTTTTCACAAAATAAAAAAGACGACGCGCTGCTACAAGTAAAAGACACGGTCAAAGCTGTTCGCATCAATCCCCTTGCGCCATCGAAAGCCGCTTTTTATTCGGCCGTAGTACCGGGATTGGGTCAGATTTACAATAAAAAATACTGGAAGGTTCCCTTAGTCTATATCGGACTGGGAACCGGTTTGTATTTCTACAACAGCAATAACAACAAATACCACGACTTCCGTAACGAATACAAAAAGCGTCTGAACGGTACGGCCGATCCGAACGATCCGTATTTTGGCGGACTGGATAACAACCGACTGATCGAAGCGCAAAAATTCTATCAGCGAAACCGGGATCTTTCCATTCTGGTAACGGTTGGGATTTATATTCTGAATATTGTGGATGCCAACGTAGACGCACACTTAATGCAATTTAACGTAAACGACAACCTGTCGATCCGTCCCGATATTTACCAGAATAATCTGGACTACAAACAAAATCTTGGACTAACGTTAAATTATCATTTTTAA
- a CDS encoding ParB/RepB/Spo0J family partition protein: MTKAIKKQALGRGLSALLKDPENDIKSVEDKNADKVVGNIIELEIDAIEINPFQPRTNFNEESLQELATSIRELGVIQPITVRKMEFNKYQLISGERRLRASKLVGLTAIPAYIRLANDNDSLVMALVENIQRHDLDPIEIALSYQRLIDEIQLTQEQMSDRVGKKRSTIANYLRLLKLDPIIQTGIRDGFITMGHGRAIINVEDLDVQTDIYQKIVSQNLSVRETEALVKAYHESLKPAPAKAPKGNTFTVAEENKQAITEFFGAKVDVKVAGNGKGKITIPFHSEEDFKRIIKLIEG, translated from the coding sequence ATGACAAAAGCAATAAAAAAACAAGCATTAGGAAGAGGCTTATCCGCATTATTAAAAGACCCGGAAAACGATATTAAATCCGTGGAAGACAAAAATGCCGATAAGGTTGTTGGGAATATTATTGAGCTTGAAATAGATGCTATTGAAATAAACCCGTTCCAGCCGCGTACCAATTTCAATGAAGAATCGTTACAGGAATTGGCCACTTCTATCCGTGAGTTAGGGGTAATCCAACCGATTACGGTTCGAAAAATGGAATTCAACAAATACCAGCTGATTTCCGGAGAACGTCGTTTGCGCGCTTCAAAATTAGTGGGTTTAACAGCGATACCGGCTTATATTCGTTTGGCAAACGATAACGATTCGCTGGTGATGGCTTTGGTGGAAAACATCCAGCGTCATGACTTGGATCCGATCGAAATTGCCTTATCGTACCAACGTCTGATCGATGAAATTCAGTTAACACAGGAACAGATGAGCGACCGCGTGGGTAAAAAACGATCAACGATTGCGAACTACCTGCGTTTGTTAAAACTGGATCCGATTATTCAGACGGGAATCCGCGACGGTTTTATCACGATGGGACACGGACGTGCGATCATCAATGTAGAAGATCTGGACGTTCAAACCGATATCTATCAGAAAATCGTAAGTCAGAACCTATCGGTACGGGAAACGGAAGCTTTGGTAAAAGCCTATCACGAAAGTTTAAAACCGGCTCCGGCCAAAGCACCAAAAGGAAACACTTTTACAGTAGCCGAAGAAAATAAACAGGCGATTACCGAATTTTTCGGAGCCAAAGTGGATGTAAAGGTAGCCGGAAACGGTAAAGGAAAAATCACCATACCTTTTCATTCCGAAGAAGATTTTAAACGAATTATTAAGCTAATAGAAGGTTAG
- a CDS encoding AAA family ATPase, giving the protein MGKIIAIANQKGGVGKTTTSVNLAAALGVLEKKVLLIDADPQANASSGLGIDVESVEIGTYQILEHSNTPDEATLACSAPNVSLIPAHIDLVAIEIELVDKENREYMLKQALESTKEKYDYIIIDCAPSLGLLTLNALTAADSVVIPIQCEYFALEGLGKLLNTIKSVQKIHNPQLDIEGLLLTMYDSRLRLSNQVVEEVQKHFNDMVFETVIQRNVKLSEAPSFGESIINYDATSKGATNYIHLAEEIIKKNSN; this is encoded by the coding sequence ATGGGTAAAATCATTGCTATAGCCAATCAAAAGGGAGGCGTTGGAAAAACTACAACTTCAGTAAATTTAGCTGCCGCGTTAGGCGTATTGGAAAAAAAAGTTTTATTGATTGATGCTGATCCACAGGCAAATGCCAGTTCCGGATTAGGTATCGATGTTGAAAGCGTAGAAATAGGAACCTACCAGATTTTAGAGCATAGTAATACCCCGGACGAAGCTACTTTGGCGTGTTCGGCTCCCAATGTATCTTTAATTCCGGCTCATATTGACCTGGTAGCGATCGAAATTGAGTTAGTCGACAAAGAAAACCGTGAATACATGCTAAAACAAGCACTGGAAAGCACTAAGGAAAAGTACGACTATATCATCATCGATTGCGCACCGTCATTAGGTTTGCTAACGCTTAATGCCTTAACAGCTGCTGATTCGGTAGTCATTCCGATCCAATGCGAATATTTTGCGTTGGAAGGTTTAGGCAAATTACTGAATACGATTAAAAGCGTTCAGAAAATCCACAACCCACAACTGGATATCGAAGGATTGTTATTAACGATGTACGATTCCCGTTTGCGTCTTTCCAATCAGGTAGTAGAAGAAGTACAAAAACATTTTAACGATATGGTATTCGAAACGGTTATCCAGCGTAATGTGAAGTTAAGTGAAGCGCCGAGTTTCGGAGAAAGCATCATTAACTATGACGCGACCAGTAAAGGAGCAACCAACTATATCCATTTAGCAGAAGAAATAATCAAAAAAAACAGTAACTAG
- the gwsG gene encoding grasp-with-spasm system ATP-grasp peptide maturase, with translation MILILSAHFDQSTNDVIDWLCYYKAPFVRVDGESYLNSELNFKVMLSDNGIELSLGNILLNNLTSVWNRRWIPYNFSFNDELKKFEDVDIGVLANIKNNVIIEMRKSCKLLFDFLQTKNIKSLPFFNAIAIDKVTVLKTAASVGLKIPESIICNNKNDLLQFYEKHKKIITKPLGEAMSFSGKSHNYINKTVIIEECFLEQIEERFFPSLFQKYIEKEIEIRSFFIEGKFYSMAIFSQLDKKTSVDFRNYNDLHPNRNIPFKLPEEVEKRIDNLMSILNLNTGSVDIILTPDNDFVFLEVNPIGQFGMTSYPCNYYLEKEIAKSLIVNFNEQ, from the coding sequence ATGATCTTAATTTTAAGTGCCCATTTTGATCAAAGCACTAATGATGTCATTGATTGGCTTTGTTATTATAAAGCGCCCTTTGTTAGGGTTGATGGAGAATCCTATTTGAATTCTGAACTGAATTTTAAAGTAATGCTTTCTGATAACGGCATTGAATTAAGTCTTGGGAATATCCTGTTAAACAATCTTACATCTGTTTGGAATAGAAGATGGATTCCGTATAATTTCTCCTTTAACGATGAATTGAAAAAGTTTGAAGATGTTGATATTGGAGTTTTAGCAAATATTAAGAATAATGTAATAATCGAAATGAGAAAGTCATGTAAGCTCCTTTTCGATTTTTTACAAACTAAAAATATTAAATCGTTACCCTTTTTTAATGCAATAGCTATAGATAAAGTAACTGTTCTAAAAACTGCTGCCAGTGTTGGATTGAAAATACCTGAAAGTATTATTTGTAATAATAAGAATGACTTATTGCAATTTTACGAAAAGCATAAAAAAATTATAACGAAACCTTTGGGAGAAGCAATGAGTTTTTCCGGGAAATCACATAATTATATAAACAAAACGGTCATAATTGAGGAATGTTTTCTAGAGCAAATTGAAGAACGATTTTTTCCTTCACTATTTCAAAAATATATCGAAAAGGAAATTGAAATCAGGAGCTTTTTTATAGAAGGGAAGTTTTATTCAATGGCAATTTTTTCTCAATTAGATAAAAAGACTTCCGTAGATTTTAGAAATTATAATGATTTGCATCCTAATCGAAATATACCCTTTAAATTACCTGAAGAAGTTGAAAAAAGAATAGATAATTTGATGTCTATTTTGAATCTTAACACAGGATCTGTTGATATTATACTGACTCCGGATAATGATTTTGTTTTTTTGGAAGTGAACCCTATAGGTCAATTTGGTATGACCTCATATCCCTGTAATTATTACTTAGAAAAAGAAATAGCTAAATCTTTAATTGTAAACTTTAATGAACAGTAA
- the gwsS gene encoding grasp-with-spasm system SPASM domain peptide maturase: MKYFKLFATCIIVKGCKRSSISDLERNKNYIIPNFVADFLLSGNTTIDVADNLKQWIDLFVKEELGFFTKYPEYYPDLSLEWDSPETINNAIIEADNLNEAALINLIDQLNDLSCKYIEFRFYSNINIPLCEQILIELHKGGVSVIVIYAKYDSNDMQGIQELLAKSNIILSIVFHSCNEKIINDNPRIYITNHTINSCTDCGQISQDYFSINIKTFTESNHFNTCLNKKIAIDNDGDIKNCPSMKESYGNIKDTKLLDVVDNYCFKDCWSIKKDIIEVCKDCEFRHICTDCRAYVEEPNNKFSKPLKCGYNPYTNEWSEWNSDNSKKEIIAYYGL; this comes from the coding sequence ATGAAGTATTTTAAATTATTTGCCACCTGTATAATTGTAAAAGGTTGTAAACGAAGTTCAATATCAGATTTAGAAAGAAATAAGAATTATATTATTCCAAATTTTGTAGCTGACTTTTTGTTAAGCGGGAATACTACGATTGATGTAGCTGACAATTTGAAACAATGGATTGATTTATTTGTGAAAGAAGAATTAGGTTTTTTTACAAAATATCCGGAGTATTATCCGGATTTAAGTTTGGAATGGGATAGCCCGGAAACGATAAATAATGCCATTATAGAAGCGGATAATTTAAACGAAGCAGCGCTTATCAATCTTATTGATCAGTTAAACGATTTAAGTTGTAAGTACATTGAATTCCGATTTTACTCCAATATAAATATTCCCTTATGTGAACAAATACTGATAGAATTACATAAAGGTGGCGTTTCAGTTATCGTGATTTATGCTAAATATGACTCTAATGATATGCAGGGTATTCAAGAGCTATTAGCAAAGAGTAATATTATATTAAGTATTGTTTTTCATTCCTGTAATGAGAAAATAATAAATGACAATCCGAGAATATACATTACAAATCATACGATTAACTCATGTACTGATTGCGGTCAAATCTCTCAAGACTATTTTTCAATTAATATAAAAACGTTTACAGAATCCAATCATTTTAATACTTGTCTGAATAAAAAAATCGCCATCGATAATGATGGAGATATAAAGAATTGTCCGTCCATGAAAGAAAGTTATGGCAATATTAAGGATACGAAGTTACTAGATGTCGTTGATAATTATTGTTTTAAAGATTGCTGGAGTATTAAAAAAGATATAATCGAGGTGTGTAAGGATTGTGAGTTTAGACATATTTGTACAGACTGCAGAGCTTATGTTGAAGAACCAAACAATAAGTTTTCAAAACCTTTAAAATGTGGGTATAATCCCTATACTAATGAATGGAGTGAATGGAATTCAGATAACTCTAAAAAAGAGATAATAGCATATTATGGTTTATGA
- a CDS encoding N-acetylmuramoyl-L-alanine amidase: protein MRMLVVVASLLLSLVLLSCSGSKYYVDGPSYKKQARGYAGVYRQVPPENQGLKAVDTTGRKRWIGTVNFGIRKPNYVVLHHTAQDSVGQTIRTFLSSKREVSAHYIIGRDGSIVQMANDYFRAYHAGVGKWGNDTDLNSSSIGIELDNNGTTDPWPDIQIATLIQLLDYLKSTYNIPQANFIAHADLAPTRKVDPHHFPWKSIAEKGFGYWYTEEELITPPAGFDPKIGLKVIGYDVSNADAAIKAFKIHYIQENEESAELSEHDLSILYAIYQKYL from the coding sequence ATGAGAATGTTAGTTGTAGTAGCAAGCTTGTTGCTTTCGTTGGTATTGCTTTCCTGTTCGGGAAGCAAATATTATGTGGATGGCCCGTCCTATAAAAAACAAGCTCGCGGTTATGCCGGTGTTTACAGGCAAGTTCCGCCTGAGAATCAGGGATTGAAAGCGGTTGATACAACCGGTCGTAAAAGGTGGATTGGCACGGTGAATTTTGGCATCCGAAAACCGAATTATGTGGTGCTGCATCATACGGCTCAGGATTCGGTTGGGCAAACCATCCGGACTTTTTTGTCTTCGAAACGTGAGGTAAGTGCGCATTATATAATTGGACGTGATGGAAGTATCGTACAAATGGCAAATGATTATTTTAGAGCCTATCATGCCGGAGTAGGAAAATGGGGAAATGATACTGACCTGAATTCGTCCTCAATTGGGATTGAATTGGATAACAATGGCACCACCGATCCCTGGCCGGATATACAAATTGCGACATTGATTCAGTTATTGGATTATCTGAAAAGTACCTACAATATTCCGCAGGCCAATTTTATTGCACATGCCGATCTGGCGCCTACGCGAAAAGTGGATCCCCACCATTTTCCCTGGAAAAGCATTGCCGAGAAAGGATTTGGTTATTGGTACACAGAAGAAGAACTGATCACACCGCCAGCCGGTTTTGATCCAAAAATTGGACTGAAGGTCATCGGTTATGATGTAAGTAATGCCGACGCGGCCATCAAAGCATTTAAAATTCACTATATTCAGGAAAATGAGGAGTCCGCTGAACTAAGCGAACATGATTTGAGTATTCTTTATGCGATCTACCAAAAGTATTTGTAA
- a CDS encoding SDR family oxidoreductase: protein MNFTAKMLRDNALEDKVIVVTGGGSGLGKAMTRYFLELGAKVAITSRDLDKLQTTATELEQETGGKCLAVACDVRHYEQVENMLQAVLKAFGKVDVLLNNAAGNFISPTERLSANAFDTIIDIVLKGSKNCTLAFGKHWIDTKQTNTNILNIVTTYAWTGSAYVVPSATAKAGVLAMTRSLAVEWAKYGIRTNAIAPGPFPTKGAWDRLLPGDLKDKFDLAKKVPLKRVGDHQELANLAAYLVSDFSAYINGEVITIDGGEWLQGAGQFNLLEAIPKEMWDMLEAMIKQKGNK, encoded by the coding sequence ATGAATTTTACTGCAAAAATGCTTCGCGATAACGCACTGGAAGATAAAGTAATCGTCGTTACCGGTGGCGGAAGTGGTCTTGGAAAAGCCATGACCCGATATTTTCTGGAACTGGGCGCCAAAGTAGCCATTACTTCCCGTGATCTGGACAAATTGCAAACTACGGCAACGGAACTGGAACAGGAAACCGGTGGTAAATGTCTCGCAGTCGCCTGTGATGTCCGGCATTATGAGCAGGTAGAAAACATGCTACAGGCCGTTTTAAAAGCATTTGGAAAAGTAGACGTTTTACTCAACAATGCTGCCGGGAACTTTATCTCCCCAACCGAACGCCTATCGGCCAATGCTTTTGATACGATAATCGATATCGTACTAAAAGGATCCAAAAACTGTACATTAGCTTTTGGAAAACACTGGATCGACACCAAACAAACCAATACCAACATTCTGAATATCGTAACGACCTATGCCTGGACCGGATCGGCTTATGTGGTACCGTCGGCTACAGCTAAAGCCGGTGTATTGGCCATGACACGCAGTCTTGCGGTAGAATGGGCCAAATATGGTATTCGTACCAACGCGATCGCACCGGGACCATTCCCTACCAAAGGTGCCTGGGACCGACTATTACCCGGCGATTTAAAGGACAAATTCGATTTAGCCAAAAAAGTCCCTTTAAAACGCGTAGGCGACCATCAGGAACTGGCCAATCTGGCGGCTTATCTGGTATCCGATTTTTCAGCCTACATTAACGGTGAAGTGATCACCATCGATGGTGGTGAATGGCTACAGGGCGCCGGACAGTTTAACCTGTTGGAAGCTATACCAAAAGAAATGTGGGACATGCTCGAAGCCATGATCAAACAAAAAGGAAACAAATAA